The following are encoded in a window of Magnolia sinica isolate HGM2019 chromosome 11, MsV1, whole genome shotgun sequence genomic DNA:
- the LOC131218174 gene encoding protein ATAF2-like: MPPVKNSHAASRTSLIIFQHEEKNALKKPSGPGAPSGGIAMTASLTSSIKGLPLPAEIIQEIDIYNFNPDQLSSQFEVEEEKDMYFFTQRNRKYEGGSRPARKAGNGYWKATTGHTTVLDQEKVVGYKMNLKFHVGTAPKGKKTDWLMTEYSIDEVDPPTTTSATEMGNGKRKRKMVAATQEDHHIRMNGFVLCRIYKNRWADKKTNETTNDMQSSTSFWGRLIDEITPEVDRCTWNNNEDFPPLTLSEVDRWLCDDNEDLPPLTLSDFIAN, encoded by the exons ATGCCTCCtgtgaagaattcacacgccgcCTCAAGAACATCTTTAATTATATTCCAACACGAAGAGAAGAATGCACTTAAAAAGCCATCCGGACCTGGGGCACCATCTGGGGGGATTGCAATGACTGCTTCCCTGACTTCATCCATAAAAG GCCTTCCACTTCCCGCTGAAATAATCCAAGAAATCGATATCTACAACTTCAATCCTGATCAGCTTTCAA GTCAGTTTGAGGTTGAAGAGGAGAAAGACATGTATTTCTTCACACAAAGGAATCGTAAGTATGAGGGTGGATCACGACCAGCTCGGAAAGCAGGAAACGGATACTGGAAAGCTACTACCGGACATACAACGGTTCTTGATCAAGAAAAAGTAGTTGGgtataagatgaatttgaaattCCATGTTGGTACGGCGCCTAAAGGGAAAAAAACAGATTGGCTAATGACAGAGTATAGCATCGACGAGGTTGATCCTCCTACAACAACGAGTGCTACTGAGATGGGCAatggaaagagaaagaggaagatggtgGCTGCAACTCAGGAGGATCATCACATAAGA ATGAATGGATTTGTTTTGTGTCGAATCTACAAGAATAGGTGGGCAGATAAGAAAACTAACGAAACCACTAACGACATGCAGTCATCAACTTCATTTTGGGGCAGGCTAATCGACGAAATAACTCCAGAAGTAGATAGATGTACGTGGAATAACAACGAAGATTTCCCACCACTAACATTATCTGAGGTAGATAGATGGCTGTGTGATGACAACGAAGATCTCCCACCACTAACATTATCTGATTTCATCGCCAACTAA
- the LOC131218175 gene encoding NAC domain-containing protein JA2L-like has translation MYFFTQRNRKYEGGSRPARKTGNGYWKATTGHTTVLDQDKVVGYKMNLKFHIGTAPKGKKTDWLMPEYRIDQVDPPTTTTETEARKRKRKMVAATQEDHHIRMNGFVLCRIYKHKWGAKKTNETPVNEVEEVAPCYEDQMNMDMIFDQIIPEVDRLLTISWDNNEYLPSPFDVMPIV, from the exons ATGTATTTCTTCACACAAAGGAATCGTAAGTATGAGGGTGGATCACGCCCAGCTAGGAAAACAGGAAACGGATACTGGAAGGCTACTACGGGACATACAACGGTTCTTGATCAAGATAAAGTAGTTGGatataagatgaatttgaaattCCACATTGGTACGGCACCTAAGGGGAAGAAAACAGATTGGTTGATGCCAGAGTATAGGATCGACCAGGTTGATCCTCCTACAACGACTACTGAGACTGAGGCtaggaagagaaagaggaagatggtgGCTGCAACTCAAGAGGATCATCACATAaga ATGAATGGATTTGTTTTGTGTCGAATATACAAGCATAAATGGGGAGCTAAGAAAACAAACGAAACACCAGTGAATGAAGTTGAAGAAGTGGCTCCTTGTTATGAAGATCAAATGAACATGGACATGATATTCGACCAAATTATTCCAGAAGTAGATAGATTGCTTACCATTTCGTGGGATAACAACGAATATCTCCCATCACCTTTTGATGTTATGCCCATCGTTTGA